One segment of Ricinus communis isolate WT05 ecotype wild-type chromosome 8, ASM1957865v1, whole genome shotgun sequence DNA contains the following:
- the LOC8285344 gene encoding S-adenosyl-L-methionine:benzoic acid/salicylic acid carboxyl methyltransferase 3 translates to MGLEEILHMNGGTGKTSYASNSNIQKTAILMAKPILEESLLEFYCTKLPDCLRMADFGCSSGPNTFLAISQVVDIIESASQKLNRPPASLQAFLNDLPGNDFNTVFRSLPSFYKKLKGEKGSKFAACFVAGVPGSFYDRLFPDNSLHFVHSSYALMWISEAPKILNKENIYIAKTSPPAVFNSYLDQFQKDFTMFLKNRSEELIAGGCMVLTTMGSIRSDDPLCIWEVVGSKLHDMVLEGLIKKEKMESFNLPYYAPTTEEIKKVIDAEGSFTLQRLEVFKMDWDAYIKKAKPGADKKARAAIIATDLRAVGEPILGSHFGSEIMDDLFHRFEEVVLDHMEINKCQFINLVISLTKKA, encoded by the exons ATGGGTTTGGAAGAAATCCTTCACATGAACGGAGGAACTGGAAAAACAAGCTATGCAAGCAATTCAAACATTCAA AAAACAGCGATATTAATGGCTAAACCTATACTAGAAGAAAGCTTGCTGGAATTCTATTGCACCAAGCTTCCAGACTGCTTGAGGATGGCAGATTTCGGTTGCTCTTCAGGACCAAATACTTTTCTAGCAATATCTCAAGTTGTAGATATAATAGAATCAGCATCCCAAAAATTAAACAGGCCACCTGCTTCTTTGCAAGCTTTCTTGAATGATCTCCCTGGAAATGATTTTAACACTGTCTTCAGGTCTTTGCCAAGCTTTTACAAGAAGCTCAAGGGTGAGAAGGGAAGCAAGTTCGCTGCATGTTTTGTTGCTGGAGTTCCTGGTTCTTTCTATGACAGGCTCTTTCCTGATAACTCCTTGCACTTTGTTCACTCTTCTTATGCTCTCATGTGGATCTCTGAG GCACCAAAGATATTGAACAAGGAAAACATATACATTGCAAAAACAAGCCCTCCTGCTGTCTTCAACTCATACCTGGATCAGTTCCAAAAAGATTTCACAATGTTTCTAAAGAATCGGTCGGAGGAGTTAATCGCCGGGGGCTGTATGGTCCTGACAACAATGGGCAGCATCAGAAGTGATGATCCTCTCTGCATATGGGAAGTAGTTGGGTCAAAACTCCATGACATGGTTTTGGag gGCCTAattaaaaaggagaaaatggAGTCATTTAATTTGCCATATTATGCTCCGACCACAGAAGAGATAAAGAAAGTGATAGACGCAGAAGGGTCCTTCACTCTACAAAGGCTAGAAGTGTTCAAAATGGACTGGGACGCTTATATAAAGAAAGCCAAACCTGGTGCAGATAAGAAAGCAAGAGCTGCCATAATCGCCACTGATTTAAGAGCTGTGGGTGAACCCATTTTGGGTAGCCATTTTGGAAGCGAAATCATGGATGATTTATTCCATAGATTTGAAGAGGTTGTGCTAGATCACATGGAGATTAACAAATGCCAGTTCATTAATCTTGTCATTTCCTTGACCAAGAAGGCTTGA
- the LOC8285348 gene encoding bifunctional dihydrofolate reductase-thymidylate synthase 1 produces MAGDTKANLSNGNANIEQHDPRRTYQVVVAATRDMGIGKDGKLPWRLPSDLKFFKDVTLTTTDSGKKNAVIMGRKTWESIPLEHRPLPGRLNVVLTRSGSFDIATAENVVMCGSFASALELLAASPYCLSIEKVYVIGGGQILREALNAPGCDAVHITEIETSFDCDTFIPAIDSSIFHPWYLSFPMVENNIRYSFATYVRVRSSAVESNGHDSGLSSESSSENSKFDVKKFSFLPKMVFDRHEEFLYLRLVQEIISDGILKDDRTGTGTLSKFGCQVRFNLRKTFPLLTTKKVFWRGVVEELLWFISGSTNAKVLQEKGIHIWDGNASRDYLDSIGLKNREEGDLGPVYGFQWRHFGARYTDMHADYTGQGFDQLLDVVNKIKNNPDDRRIILSAWNPSDLKLMALPPCHMFAQFYVANGELSCQMYQRSADMGLGVPFNIASYGLLTCIIAHVCDLVPGDFVHVIGDTHVYRTHVRPLQEQLQKLPKPFPILKINPEKKNIDSFVAADFKLIGYDPHHKIEMKMAV; encoded by the exons ATGGCTGGTGATACGAAGGCAAATCTTTCTAATGGTAATGCTAATATAGAGCAGCATGATCCAAGAAGAACTTACCAAGTTGTTGTGGCTGCAACTAGGGATATGGGTATTGGGAAGGATGGGAAACTTCCATGGAGATTACCTTCTGATCTCAAATTTTTTAAGGATGTTACTTTGACTACTACTGATTCTGGGAAAAAGAATGCTGTTATAATGGGTAGAAAAACATGGGAAAGTATTCCTCTAGAGCATCGACCTCTTCCTGGTCGTCTGAATGTTGTTTTGACTCGATCAGGCAGTTTTGATATTGCTACTGCTGAGAATGTTGTGATGTGTGGAAGCTTTGCTTCTGCTTTGGAATTATTGGCTGCTTCTCCATATTGTCTCTCAATCGAGAAAGTATATGTCATAGGAGGAGGCCAAATTTTAAG GGAAGCTCTTAATGCACCTGGATGTGATGCTGTCCACATTACAGAAATTGAGACAAGCTTTGATTGTGATACTTTCATTCCTGCAATTGATTCTTCTATATTTCATCCTTGGTATTTATCCTTTCCCATGGTAGAAAATAACATACGATATTCATTTGCAACTTATGTTCGAGTTAGGAGCTCTGCAGTTGAATCCAATGGTCACGATAGTGGTCTGAGCTCTGAAAGCAGTTCAGAAAATAGTAAGTTCGATGTAAAAAagttttctttccttcctAAGATGGTTTTTGACAGACACGAGGAGTTCTTGTATCTGAGACTTGTTCAAGAAATCATCTCTGATGGCATCTTGAAGGATGACAGAACTGGAACTGGTACTTTATCAAAATTTGGGTGTCAG GTGCGGTTCAACTTGCGAAAAACTTTTCCGCTTCTTACAACAAAG AAAGTATTCTGGCGAGGTGTTGTTGAAGAACTCCTGTGGTTCATTAGTGGTTCAACAAATGCCAAG GTCCTTCAGGAAAAGGGAATTCATATTTGGGATGGCAATGCATCCAGGGATTACCTCGATAG TATTGGGTTGAAGAACAGAGAGGAGGGTGACCTGGGACCTGTTTATGGATTCCAGTGGAGACACTTTGGTGCTAG GTATACTGACATGCATGCTGACTACACTGGTCAAGGATTTGATCAGTTGTTAGACGTTGTTAACAAGATTAAGAATAATCCAGATGATCGTCGAATTATCCTTTCAGCTTGGAATCCCTCTGATCTGAAATTGATGGCACTACCTCCCTGTCATATGTTTGCTCAG tTCTATGTAGCAAACGGGGAGTTATCATGTCAAATGTATCAGCGATCTGCTGACATGGGACTGGGTGTGCCATTCAACATTGCATCTTATGGTCTCTTGACATGCATAATTGCTCATGTTTGTG ATCTCGTTCCTGGTGATTTTGTTCATGTGATCGGGGATACTCATGTTTATCGCACTCATGTTAGGCCTCTCCAGGAGCAGCTTCAGAAACTCCCAAAACCTTTTCCA ATATTGAAGATCAACCCAGAGAAAAAGAACATAGATTCTTTCGTGGCAGCTGATTTTAAACTCATAGGATATGATCCTCACCAcaaaattgaaatgaaaatggCAGTATAA
- the LOC8260763 gene encoding uncharacterized protein LOC8260763: MLAWSKRSIMVASGYSQLREIAATEAFLVDESSFDNIKLQKANAIKKHRQLQKIANLFRFIEICLVLALISRFSIGLPVAVKNSSEYFKDLTVILASPRFIFIVGNAIVITLFAKSGQFSAQDSTGKKSTNDFYEEFVRKSERSRGMHRYEVECRQKQSTCVQEKVTEEAVASLEIKKYQRSQSQKLEQANRSNSCKELRRVATEKCRRSVDNSEGWMKISYPEDSMSNEEFRCTVEAFIARQKRIRRDEENSV; encoded by the exons ATGCTCGCTTGGAGCAAACGATCGATCATGGTAGCCTCTGGCTATTCTCAACTCAGAGAAATAGCTGCTACCGAAGCTTTTCTTGTCGATGAATCCTCTTTCGA CAACATCAAACTTCAGAAGGCGAACGCGATCAAGAAGCATCGGCAGCTTCAAAAGATTGCAAACTTGTTCAGGTTCATAGAGATATGTCTTGTTCTTGCATTGATTTCGAGGTTTTCGATTGGACTCCCAGTTGCTGTCAAGAACTCTAGTGAATACTTCAAGGACTTAACTGTCATCCTTGCAAGCCCTCGCTTTATTTTCATAGTTGGAAACGCGATAGTCATCACACTTTTTGCAAAGTCAGGCCAGTTTTCCGCTCAAGATTCCACTGGAAAGAAATCAACAAATGATTTTTACGAAGAGTTTGTCAGAAAGAGCGAAAGGAGTCGGGGCATGCACCGATATGAAGTTGAGTGCAGACAAAAACAGAGCACTTGCGTACAAGAGAAAGTTACAGAAGAAGCTGTCGCATCCTtggaaattaagaaatatcaAAGAAGCCAATCACAAAAATTGGAACAAGCTAATCGTAGTAACTCCTGCAAGGAATTGAGGCGGGTAGCGACAGAGAAATGCAGGAGAAGTGTTGATAATAGTGAAGGATGGATGAAGATATCGTATCCTGAAGATAGCATGAGCAACGAGGAGTTCCGGTGCACAGTGGAGGCTTTCATTGCTAGGCAAAAGAGGATTAGAAGAGATGAGGAAAACTCTGTATAA
- the LOC8285346 gene encoding AAA-ATPase At3g50940, protein MKMFATTSEIPSTKAILSTAASAAATAMLLRTVAKDYLPSELRHYIYDKVKNFFNSFSSELTFVIEEYDNLNDNHLFRAAELYLEPIIPPNLKRLKISLPKKESKVTVSLERNEEIIDTFNGVTLKWKFISREVRVKYIPSPDHYNSMPVTDHRFFELTFHNKHKDMVLDAYIKHVIQKSKEIKDKKKTLKLFTLGQDRMTGRRGDAWQSVNLEHPATFDTLAMDMDVKRVIMEDLERFVKRKEFYKRVGKAWKRGYLLFGPPGTGKSSLIAAMANYLKFDIYDLELTDLRTNSDLRRLLISTGNKSILVVEDIDCSIELQNRITEARALNARQGHGYVRDNQYQVTLSGLLNFVDGLWSSCGDERVIVFTTNHKEKLDPALLRPGRMDVHIHMSYCTPCGFKMLAFNYLGITEHPLFLEIEEMIEITKVTPAEIGEQLMKSEEPEVALRGLTEFLEHKGTEEEERKKRESDERIAKIEESGLAEAEGSQKQEMSNGFVEKKG, encoded by the exons ATGAAAATGTTTGCCACCACGTCAGAAATACCCTCCACCAAGGCCATACTCTCCACCGCAGCATCAGCTGCCGCGACGGCCATGCTCCTTCGCACAGTCGCTAAAGACTATCTGCCAAGCGAGCTTCGACACTATATCTACGACAAAGTCaaaaacttttttaattctttctctTCAGAACTGACCTTTGTCATTGAAGAATATGATAACCTTAATGATAACCATCTCTTCAGAGCCGCAGAACTCTATCTTGAACCCATTATCCCTCCCAACCTGAAAAGACTCAAGATTTCATTACCCAAGAAAGAGAGTAAGGTTACTGTTTCTTTagagagaaatgaagaaatcATTGATACCTTCAATGGAGTTACCTTGAAATGGAAGTTTATCTCAAGGGAAGTGCGGGTCAAGTACATCCCAAGTCCGGATCATTATAATTCTATGCCTGTAACTGATCATAGGTTCTTTGAATTAACTTTCCACAACAAGCACAAGGACATGGTTCTTGATGCTTACATAAAGCATGTGATACAGAAatctaaagaaattaaagacaagaaaaagacGCTAAAGCTCTTTACTTTAGGGCAAGACAGGATGACAGGGAGGAGAGGAGATGCATGGCAATCGGTGAATCTTGAACATCCTGCTACTTTTGATACATTAGCTATGGATATGGATGTGAAGCGGGTAATCATGGAAGATCTTGAAAGGTTTGTTAAGAGAAAAGAGTTTTACAAGAGAGTAGGCAAGGCTTGGAAACGTGGGTACTTATTGTTTGGACCACCAGGGACTGGAAAATCGAGTTTGATTGCCGCAATGGCTAATTATCTCAAGTTTGATATATATGATTTGGAGTTGACTGATCTTAGGACCAATTCTGATCTAAGGAGGCTGTTGATTTCTACTGGGAATAAGTCGATACTCGTGGTGGAAGACATTGATTGTTCAATTGAATTGCAGAATAGGATCACGGAAGCTAGAGCTCTTAATGCTCGACAGGGTCATGGTTACGTTCGAGACAATCAG TATCAGGTGACTCTATCAGGATTGCTCAACTTCGTAGATGGATTGTGGTCAAGCTGTGGAGATGAAAGAGTCATAGTGTTTACTACCAATCACAAAGAAAAGCTTGACCCTGCTCTGTTGCGCCCAGGTCGAATGGACGTCCACATCCACATGTCTTATTGTACTCCATGCGGATTCAAAATGCTGGCCTTCAATTACTTGGGCATTACAGAGCACCCACTTTTTTTGGAGATTGAAGAGATGATAGAGATAACAAAAGTGACTCCTGCAGAAATAGGTGAGCAACTGATGAAGAGTGAAGAACCTGAGGTTGCTTTAAGAGGCCTTACTGAGTTCCTAGAGCACAAGGGGACAGAAGAAGAGGagaggaagaagagagaaagtGATGAAAGAATAGCTAAAATTGAAGAATCAGGATTAGCAGAAGCAGAAGGTTCTCAAAAGCAGGAGATGAGCAATGGTTTTGTTGAGAAAAAAGGGTAG
- the LOC125370804 gene encoding photosystem II CP47 reaction center protein-like, translating into MGLPWYRVHTVVLNDPGHLLSVHIMHITLVAGWASSMALYELAVFDPSDPVLDLMWRQGMFVIPFMTRLGITNLWGGWSITGGTIMNPGIWSYEGVAGVHIVFSGLCFLAAIWHWVYWDLEIFCDERTGKPSLDLPKIFGIHLFLSGVACFGFGAFHITGLYGPGKWVSDPYGLTRKVQPVSPTWGVEGFDPFVPGGIASHHIAAGTLGILAGLFHLSVCPSQCLYKGLRMGNIEIVLSSSIVAVFFCSFCCCWNYVVWFNNYSD; encoded by the coding sequence ATGGGTTTACCTTGGTATCGTGTTCATACCGTCGTATTAAATGATCCCGGTCATTTGCTGTCTGTCCATATAATGCATATAACTTTAGTTGCTGGTTGGGCCAGTTCGATGGCTCTTTATGAATTAGCAGTTTTTGATCCCTCTGACCCCGTTCTCGATCTAATGTGGAGACAAGGTATGTTCGTTATACCCTTCATGACTCGTTTAGGAATAACCAATTTATGGGGTGGTTGGAGTATCACAGGAGGAACTATAATGAATCCGGGTATTTGGAGTTATGAAGGCGTGGCTGGGGTGCATATTGTGTTTTCTGGCTTGTGCTTCTTGGCAGCTATTTGGCATTGGGTGTATTGGGATCTAGAAATCTTTTGCGATGAACGTACAGGAAAACCTTCTTTGGATTTGCCAAAGATCTTTGGAATTCATTTATTTCTCTCAGGGGTGGCTTGCTTTGGGTTTGGCGCTTTTCATATAACCGGGTTGTATGGTCCTGGAAAATGGGTTTCCGATCCTTATGGACTAACTAGAAAGGTACAACCCGTAAGTCCAACATGGGGTGTGGAAGGGTTTGATCCTTTTGTTCCGGGAGGAATAGCCTCTCATCATATTGCAGCGGGTACATTGGGTATATTAGCGGGCCTATTCCATCTTAGTGTGTGTCCGTCCCAATGTTTATACAAAGGATTACGTATGGGAAATATTGAAATTGTCCTTTCTAGTAGTATAGTTGCTGTTTTTTTTTGCAGCTTTTGTTGTTGCTGGAATTATGTGGTTTGGTTCAACAACTACTCCGATTGA